The Sphingomonas sp. KR3-1 genome contains a region encoding:
- a CDS encoding mannose-1-phosphate guanylyltransferase/mannose-6-phosphate isomerase yields the protein MPDSKPIVPVILSGGSGTRLWPMSRAEKPKQMLSLTAEQTMLQLTAQRASGEKFGRAIVVANAAHADMVEEQLGAVESSAQALILEPMGRNTAPAIALAAIAAGGSAEPLLVMPSDHVITDVEAFHAAIHTALPLVEDGWLITFGINPESPETGYGWIKIGEELAPGVSRVEQFVEKPPRDKAEAMLAAGGHTWNGGIFLFRADAYLNALASYAPEMLEAAQQAMAKGRRDGARIWPDAEAFAASPSDSIDYAVMEKAPRVAVVPVTMGWSDVGSWDALHAISHADAGGNVVRGDAVVIESTNCLVRAEGGKRVALVGVEDLIVVASGDDILVLPRGRSQEVKKIIEAMQKG from the coding sequence ATGCCGGATTCGAAGCCGATCGTTCCTGTCATCCTGTCGGGCGGATCAGGCACCCGACTCTGGCCGATGTCGCGGGCCGAGAAGCCCAAGCAGATGCTGTCGCTTACCGCCGAGCAGACCATGCTGCAGCTGACCGCGCAGCGCGCTTCGGGCGAGAAGTTCGGCCGGGCGATCGTCGTCGCCAATGCCGCGCATGCCGATATGGTCGAGGAGCAGCTCGGCGCAGTCGAGAGCTCGGCGCAGGCGCTGATCCTGGAGCCGATGGGCCGCAATACCGCACCGGCGATCGCGCTTGCCGCCATCGCCGCGGGCGGCAGCGCCGAGCCGCTGCTGGTGATGCCTTCCGACCATGTGATCACCGACGTCGAAGCGTTCCACGCCGCGATCCACACCGCGCTGCCGCTGGTCGAGGATGGCTGGCTGATCACCTTTGGCATCAACCCCGAAAGCCCCGAAACGGGCTATGGCTGGATCAAGATCGGCGAGGAGCTTGCGCCCGGAGTCAGCCGGGTCGAGCAGTTCGTCGAGAAGCCGCCGCGCGACAAGGCCGAGGCCATGCTCGCGGCGGGCGGTCACACCTGGAACGGCGGCATCTTTCTCTTCCGCGCCGATGCCTATCTGAACGCGCTGGCGAGCTATGCGCCGGAGATGCTCGAGGCGGCGCAGCAGGCGATGGCGAAGGGCCGTCGTGACGGCGCGCGGATCTGGCCCGACGCCGAGGCCTTTGCCGCCAGCCCTTCGGACTCGATCGACTATGCGGTGATGGAAAAGGCGCCGCGCGTCGCGGTGGTGCCGGTGACGATGGGCTGGAGCGATGTCGGCAGCTGGGACGCGCTCCACGCGATCAGCCACGCCGATGCCGGCGGCAACGTGGTGCGCGGCGATGCGGTGGTGATCGAATCGACCAACTGCCTGGTGCGCGCCGAAGGCGGCAAGCGCGTGGCGCTGGTCGGCGTCGAGGATCTGATCGTGGTGGCCTCGGGCGACGATATCCTCGTCCTGCCGCGCGGGCGCAGCCAGGAAGTGAAGAAGATCATCGAGGCAATGCAGAAGGGCTGA
- a CDS encoding TIGR03013 family XrtA/PEP-CTERM system glycosyltransferase codes for MIRLFKHYVPNAVLLLGFLDIVLLAVSGEFGWMLRAHQLGIGLAPVQTRWPQLASYALFLEVAMMAVGVYGADALQSLRYATARLIVAISLGVIGLSVLYFLIPEIGFWRSNLLYAMGSSIVSLIALRILLGKALGHQAFKRRIVVLGAGVRAKRLKDLSKTPGAGFVVVGYVAMSEASRVIPEAIARDAIYNLADHVVVLNASEVVLALEERRNALPLKDLLRIKTTGVHVNEISTFLERETGRIDLDSVNPSWLIFSDGFSSGRMLSSMFKRVFDIAASALLLTLTLPLILLLAIAVKLESKGPAFYRQRRVGLYGMGFDVIKLRSMRQDAEVNGKAVWAEKDDPRITRVGRFIRKTRIDELPQCWSVLKGEMSFVGPRPERPQFVEDLETKLPYYAERHMVKPGITGWAQINYPYGASIEDSRQKLEYDLYYAKNYSPFLDVLILLQTIRVVLFPEGAR; via the coding sequence ATGATCCGGCTGTTCAAGCATTATGTGCCCAATGCCGTGCTGCTGCTGGGCTTTCTCGATATCGTCCTGCTGGCGGTGTCGGGCGAGTTCGGCTGGATGCTGCGTGCGCACCAGCTCGGCATCGGCCTGGCGCCGGTGCAGACGCGCTGGCCGCAACTGGCCAGCTATGCGCTGTTCCTCGAGGTCGCGATGATGGCGGTCGGCGTCTATGGCGCTGACGCGCTCCAGTCGCTGCGCTATGCCACCGCCCGGCTGATCGTGGCGATCTCGCTCGGCGTGATCGGGCTCAGCGTGCTCTATTTCCTGATCCCCGAGATCGGCTTCTGGCGCTCGAACCTGCTCTACGCCATGGGCAGCTCGATCGTCTCGCTCATCGCGTTGCGCATCCTGCTCGGCAAGGCGCTGGGCCACCAGGCGTTCAAGCGCCGCATCGTCGTGCTCGGCGCCGGCGTGCGCGCCAAGCGGCTGAAGGACCTGTCCAAGACGCCGGGCGCGGGCTTCGTCGTGGTCGGCTATGTCGCGATGAGCGAGGCCAGCCGGGTGATCCCCGAGGCGATAGCCCGCGACGCGATCTACAATCTCGCCGACCATGTCGTGGTACTCAACGCCAGCGAAGTCGTGCTCGCGCTCGAGGAGCGCCGCAACGCGCTGCCGCTCAAGGACCTGCTGCGCATCAAGACCACCGGCGTGCACGTCAACGAGATCTCGACCTTTCTCGAGCGCGAAACCGGCCGCATCGACCTGGACAGCGTCAATCCGAGCTGGCTGATCTTCTCCGACGGCTTCTCCTCGGGGCGCATGCTCTCGAGCATGTTCAAGCGCGTGTTCGACATCGCGGCGAGCGCGCTCCTGCTCACGCTCACGCTGCCGCTCATCCTGCTGCTCGCCATCGCAGTGAAGCTGGAGAGCAAGGGCCCGGCCTTCTACCGCCAGCGCCGCGTGGGCCTGTACGGCATGGGCTTCGACGTCATCAAGCTGCGCTCGATGCGCCAGGATGCCGAAGTGAACGGCAAGGCCGTCTGGGCCGAGAAGGACGATCCGCGCATCACCCGCGTCGGCCGCTTCATCCGCAAGACCCGCATCGACGAGCTGCCGCAATGCTGGAGCGTGCTGAAGGGCGAGATGAGCTTTGTCGGGCCCCGCCCCGAGCGCCCCCAGTTCGTCGAGGATCTCGAGACCAAGCTGCCTTATTATGCCGAGCGCCACATGGTGAAGCCGGGCATCACCGGCTGGGCGCAGATCAACTATCCCTATGGCGCCTCGATCGAGGATTCGCGCCAGAAGCTCGAATACGACCTCTACTACGCGAAGAATTATTCGCCCTTTCTCGACGTGCTGATCCTGCTCCAGACGATCCGCGTCGTGCTGTTTCCCGAGGGCGCGCGCTGA
- the prsK gene encoding XrtA/PEP-CTERM system histidine kinase PrsK gives MAALLLWLHALAALLFGALALWSWQTSIAGLPRRPLAFALATTALWALAIAGIGSADPATWFAETLRNLAWLVFMNLLHRRDAQMRPPIALGTVYGVVALVQIAALLLTFIGYANPDPAIAAQIGSAALLMRMLVAVAALVLVQALWSTLSPTASGPLRTLVLALAGIWCAEFALYTFGYLTAQWRIEPLALRGLAYLAVALAIATALQRKGEWKIEVSRAVTYQSLSLVAVAAYFALLALATSAIATVGGANARVLQTAFVLGSTAAILTLVANSWLRAWLKVKLAKHLFRHRYDYRTEWMRFTETLGAPQGGAALDERIVKAIADLTDSPAGVLLVPDASGLGVGASWNWDRTTLPAASDAALAHHLHATGRIVELDAVRRKEDHLDAPAVPQWMLDLAEAWVIVPLPHHGELAGAILLARPPIDRALDWEDFDLLKVAGRQVASYLAEARAQDALAEAQRFDEFNRRFAFILHDIKNLVSQLTLTARNAERHADNPEFRADMIATLQNSAERMNALLARLSQNHRSRTEAPHAIEIVALVERVAGQRKGQHPVVTSGVRSAIAHADPASLEQLLGHLVSNAIEASAANEPVTLSVSADGERVAIDVIDQGTGMSPAFIRDKLFKPFVSSKDGGFGIGAFEAQQLAHAMEGRIEVTSREGKGTRFRVILKAAHPADLGMGRAA, from the coding sequence ATGGCGGCGTTGCTGCTCTGGCTGCACGCCCTCGCAGCGCTGCTGTTCGGGGCGCTGGCGCTCTGGTCCTGGCAGACCAGCATCGCCGGGTTGCCGCGCCGGCCGCTCGCCTTTGCGCTGGCGACGACGGCGCTCTGGGCGCTCGCCATTGCCGGCATCGGATCGGCCGATCCGGCGACCTGGTTCGCCGAGACGCTGCGCAATCTCGCCTGGCTGGTCTTCATGAACCTGCTCCATCGCCGCGACGCGCAGATGCGCCCGCCGATCGCGCTGGGCACCGTCTACGGCGTGGTCGCGCTCGTCCAGATCGCGGCGCTGCTGCTCACCTTCATCGGCTATGCCAATCCCGATCCGGCGATAGCCGCGCAGATCGGCAGCGCCGCGCTGCTGATGCGCATGCTCGTCGCGGTCGCCGCGCTCGTGCTCGTCCAGGCGCTCTGGTCGACGCTCAGCCCCACCGCGAGCGGCCCGCTGCGCACGCTGGTGCTCGCGCTCGCCGGCATCTGGTGCGCCGAATTCGCGCTCTACACCTTCGGCTATCTCACCGCGCAGTGGCGGATCGAGCCGCTCGCGCTGCGCGGGCTCGCCTATCTCGCAGTCGCGCTCGCCATCGCCACGGCGCTCCAGCGCAAGGGCGAGTGGAAGATCGAAGTGTCGCGGGCGGTCACCTACCAGTCGCTGTCGCTGGTCGCGGTCGCCGCCTATTTCGCGCTGCTCGCCCTCGCCACCTCGGCAATCGCGACCGTCGGCGGCGCCAATGCCCGGGTGCTGCAGACCGCCTTCGTGCTCGGCTCGACCGCGGCGATCCTCACTTTGGTCGCCAATAGCTGGCTGCGCGCGTGGCTGAAGGTCAAGCTAGCCAAGCATTTATTCCGTCATCGCTACGATTATCGCACCGAATGGATGCGCTTCACGGAGACGCTAGGAGCCCCTCAAGGCGGCGCAGCACTGGACGAGCGCATCGTAAAGGCGATCGCCGACCTTACCGACAGCCCGGCCGGGGTGCTGCTCGTTCCCGATGCGAGCGGGCTCGGCGTCGGCGCGAGCTGGAACTGGGACCGCACGACGCTCCCCGCCGCCAGCGATGCGGCGCTCGCCCATCACCTCCACGCCACCGGCCGCATCGTCGAGCTCGATGCGGTGCGCCGCAAGGAAGACCATCTCGATGCGCCCGCCGTGCCGCAATGGATGCTCGACCTGGCCGAGGCCTGGGTGATCGTGCCGCTGCCGCATCATGGCGAGCTCGCCGGCGCGATCCTGCTTGCCCGGCCGCCGATCGACCGCGCGCTCGACTGGGAGGATTTCGACCTGCTCAAGGTCGCCGGCCGCCAGGTCGCTTCCTATCTCGCCGAGGCCCGCGCGCAGGACGCGCTCGCCGAGGCGCAGCGCTTCGACGAGTTCAACCGCCGCTTCGCCTTCATCCTCCATGACATCAAGAACCTCGTGAGCCAGCTTACCCTCACCGCCCGCAATGCCGAGCGCCACGCCGACAATCCCGAGTTCCGCGCCGACATGATCGCGACGCTGCAGAACAGCGCCGAGCGGATGAACGCGCTGCTCGCCCGCCTGTCGCAGAATCACCGCAGCCGCACCGAGGCGCCGCATGCGATCGAGATCGTCGCGCTGGTCGAACGCGTCGCCGGGCAGCGCAAGGGCCAGCATCCGGTGGTGACCAGCGGCGTGCGCAGCGCGATCGCCCATGCCGACCCTGCGAGCCTCGAGCAGCTGCTCGGGCATCTCGTCTCCAATGCGATCGAAGCGAGCGCGGCGAACGAGCCGGTGACGCTGTCGGTCTCGGCCGATGGCGAGCGGGTGGCGATCGACGTGATCGACCAGGGCACCGGCATGTCGCCCGCCTTCATTCGCGACAAGCTGTTCAAGCCCTTCGTCTCGTCCAAGGACGGCGGCTTCGGCATCGGCGCCTTCGAGGCACAGCAGCTCGCGCATGCCATGGAGGGCCGCATCGAAGTGACTTCGCGCGAAGGCAAGGGCACGCGCTTCCGCGTGATCCTCAAGGCCGCGCACCCCGCTGACCTCGGGATGGGACGCGCTGCATGA